Within the Mauremys reevesii isolate NIE-2019 linkage group 2, ASM1616193v1, whole genome shotgun sequence genome, the region GCACCCGGGCATCCCCCCGCTCCCTTCGCTGCGgcgatgctgctgctgctgctgggcgcGGGGGCCGCGCTGTTCTGCCTGCTGGACGCCTGGTACCTGCTGCGCCTGCCCCTGGCCGTGCTGCACGCCCGCTGGCTGCAGCCCCGGCAGCGGGACGTgctgcaggagcagagctggccgGGCCTGGTGCTGCCCTCGGACCTGGACTGGCTGCTGCACATGAACAACGCCCGCTACCTGCGCGAGGCCGACCTGGCGCGCTGCGCCCACCTGGCGCGCTGCGGCATCTTCGACGCCCTGCGCGCCCTGGGGGGCAGCCTGGTGCTGGCCGCCTCCTGCGCCCGCCACCGCCGCCCGCTGCGCCTCTTCGAGCGCTTCGCCGTGCGCACCCGCCTGCTGGGCTGGGACGCCCGCGCCTTCTACCTGGAGCAGCGGTTCGTGAGCCCCCGCCAGGGCTTCGTGTGCGCCCTGCTGCTCTGCCGCCTGCACGTGGTGGGCAGCAGCCCCGGGCGTCTGGTGCAGCACCTGGGCCACAGACAGGTGAGGCCGCAACTGGCCCCTCGGGGGCAGGATAAACGGGCTGAGGGGGGTGAACAGCGCCCCGGGGAATCGGGTACCGCGGGCGGCACAACCCCCCCGGGAACGATGATGGCCAGAGAGCAGCTC harbors:
- the THEM6 gene encoding LOW QUALITY PROTEIN: protein THEM6 (The sequence of the model RefSeq protein was modified relative to this genomic sequence to represent the inferred CDS: deleted 2 bases in 1 codon), with amino-acid sequence MLPGGGRRRHPGIPPPFAAAMLLLLLGAGAALFCLLDAWYLLRLPLAVLHARWLQPRQRDVLQEQSWPGLVLPSDLDWLLHMNNARYLREADLARCAHLARCGIFDALRALGGSLVLAASCARHRRPLRLFERFAVRTRLLGWDARAFYLEQRFVSPRQGFVCALLLCRLHVVGSSPGRLVQHLGHRQVDSPELPEEVQHWISYNEASSQKLRAESGLGINTKDE